ttcttataaataaaataacaaaaaagataGAGTCAAGTAATGACGTAGATAGCATAATTGACAagaattcttcattttcaacGTTAAAAGTGGATAAAGGTGACATCCTATTTTGTGTTAGTACATCATTCATGAAGTCATGTGCACAGTTtgtctttttaattttttccctgtacATTATATTGAAACACTTTTTTCCGGTAAGAAAAGAACCACGCGCAGAAAATGATACATGTGGACAGTTTTGTGTTTTTATGCAAACGAGTCCAATTATAATTTTGCCTCTCCcaatatgtacatgtatatatgtacatacttctctatgcatatacatttttaaaccCCCTTtacgttccttttttttttttttttagactgtattcaaaaaattaaataacacATTAGACAGCGACACGTTAAATTCCATAAAATATAGACAGGGCTATGTAGACAAGTTGGAGGAAAAAGGCAATACTGAATtaataaatgaagaaggatATGTGTTTGAAGATGCTCTTGAAGAAGTATATACAAAtgagaaagaaataaaaactggTGGAGATGGTATTCCTGTGGAAGAAGCAACAAATAGCCATaaggaaaaagaaggtgaaaaaggaaaaggtgaTAATCAAGTTAAAGAAAGTGAACCAAATGTtgcaaatataaatacaaattttaatatagaaaaaaatgcagatgtCAACAATGAAGTCAAAGGATCATATAACATTTCTACGGTAGAGGGAAAAGATCTGAATAATAAGGAAAAGAGTGATAATAATGCTAAGGAgggtgaaaaatataatttgatGCCAGAAAATAACGATACGGTAATAAATCTAGGgggatcatattttttggaaaaaagaggagagcACATTATCTATGACATaaaagaggaggatgaaAATTTGATTGATAACACAAAGGATGATAAAGATTTAacagaagcaaaaggaaattttgACAATAAAGCGGCATATAGTATGAATGTCAAGAATATTACGAGTCATGTGgaaaaaggagca
This window of the Plasmodium cynomolgi strain B DNA, scaffold: 0186, whole genome shotgun sequence genome carries:
- a CDS encoding tryptophan-rich antigen (Pv-fam-a;~putative); protein product: MKSCAQFVFLIFSLYIILKHFFPTVFKKLNNTLDSDTLNSIKYRQGYVDKLEEKGNTELINEEGYVFEDALEEVYTNEKEIKTGGDGIPVEEATNSHKEKEGEKGKGDNQVKESEPNVANINTNFNIEKNADVNNEVKGSYNISTVEGKDLNNKEKSDNNAKEGEKYNLMPENNDTVINLGGSYFLEKRGEHIIYDIKEEDENLIDNTKDDKDLTEAKGNFDNKAAYSMNVKNITSHVEKGAEASTSKKEEEGEKHVYEKEPNNYQIKNEGQENENTGTSYSLKRGADSYNDQKKSSSNLLEGVQEKNERETNNYKLKEGEENIQDNSTNDLSKLGEKDEQKTVLNNDKMELDTRKVKKK